In Strix aluco isolate bStrAlu1 chromosome 33, bStrAlu1.hap1, whole genome shotgun sequence, the following proteins share a genomic window:
- the LOC141916974 gene encoding kinesin-like protein KIF20B yields the protein MNQLQEHIQKKPQDFGKQAAEDHRVIAPFEEEVTGSEGETRELEWLLEAFRAKAESIAKLEEVAKDKESILLNLERNTVALQEECANSDKNLKELNDQEANLKEGVVPLVNSLENMKHTLQGKEKNEDEQIQSLELLRQDLSESPALVQSLEKGLQRKEEEHGDLREKLSDAKKQIQQVQNQVCNPRPNVPSASVCGVLLVKAVFTSLKPQLLEVVHNKAAFSDPFRVRACQKSACSLGRMYSTVHF from the exons ATGAACCAGTTACAAGAGCACATCCAGAAGAAACCCCAGGATTTTGgaaaacaggctgcagaggatCACAGAGTAATTGCACCGTTTGAAGAGGAAGTTACCGGCTCCGAGGGAGAAACAAGAGAGCTTGAATGGCTCTTGGAGGCTTTTAGAGCTAAAGCTGAGAGCATAGCAAAGTTAGAAGAAGTAGCTAAAGACAAAGAATCTATTCTTTTGAATCTGGAAAGGAATACAGTAGCTCTGCAAGAGGAATGTGCCAATTCAGACAAAAACCTGAAGGAATTAAATGATCAGGAAGCAAATCTAAAGGAGGGGGTTGTGCCCTTGGTGAACAGCTTGGAGAACATGAAACACACCcttcaaggaaaagagaagaatgaggATGAGCAAATACAATCTCTAGAATT GCTACGTCAGGATCTTTCTGAGAGCCCTGCCCTTGTACAGAGCTTGGAAAAAggtttgcagaggaaagaggaagaacatggAGATTTGAGAGAGAAACTTTCCGAtgccaagaaacaaattcagcaagtacAAAACCAGGTTTGTAACCCCAGGCCAAATGTTCCTTCTGCAAGTGTGTGTGGGGTTCTGTTGGTAAAAGCTGTTTTCACAAGTCTCAAGCCCCAGCTGTTAGAAGTGGTTCATAACAAGGCTGCGTTCAGCGATCCATTTAGAGTGAGA GCTTGTCAGAAGTCGGCTTGTTCCCTAGGAAGGATGTACAGTACAGTGCACTTCTAG
- the LOC141916973 gene encoding tonsoku-like protein: MSAEREIRQLQKAKAQRCGNLVEEAAVCNRLGEILASHGSVAHREITEMRSQLYLNLGLVYDSLKEPAKCDHYIKKSIFLSESC; the protein is encoded by the exons atGAGCGCGGAGCGGGAGATCCGCC AGCTGCAGAAGGCGAAGGCGCAGCGCTGCGGGAACCTGGTGGAAGAGGCGGCGGTTTGTAACCGGCTCGGCGAGATTTTGGCCAGTCATG gAAGCGTGGCACACCGGGAGATAACGGAGATGAGGAGCCAGTTGTACCTCAACTTGGGTTTGGTCTACGATAGCTTGAAGGAACCGGCTAAATGTGACCACTACatcaaaaaaagcatttttctctcgGA GTCCTGCTGA